Genomic DNA from Sphingobium sp. WTD-1:
CCTGAGCGTCGCCTGACGCACCGCAACCTGCCACAAAGAAAAAGGGCGGCCCGTGCAGGCCGCCCTTTTCATTATCAGCCGATCATCATCAGGCTGGCATTGCCGCCCGCGGCGGTCGTGTTGATGGAGGTCGACACCTCCTCCAGCAGCCAGTCGAGATGCCAGGCGCGCTCGTCGCCGGGCGCGGCGGCATGGACGGTGACGATCGGCCCATCCAGTTCGGCCACCGCCCCGGTTGCGGCGAGGATCTGGTCGGCATCCCCCTCCACCAGCATCGCGGCGAAGGGCGCATCCGGCTGGGCGAGGAAATGGGCGGCGACGCTGGCGGGCAGGCCCTGCGGCAGCGGAGCGCCCTCGATCACCGCGCGATTGCCGGTCGCCAGCACGGCGGCCATCTGCGCGAGCAGGCCACGCCGCGTGCCCGGACGCAGCAGCAACAGGCCGCGCGGATGCAGCGCATAGAGGTTGGTCTCGCCGACCGGGCCGGGCAGCGCCAGTTCAACGCCAAGCGCCGACGCATCGCCATAATGGCGCGCGACCGCCGCCGCCTCATGATCGTCCTGCGCCTCCAACCAGTTGACGAAATCATGGATCGGCGAGGCGAGATAGCCGACCCGCTCGGCAAAGACCGGCGCGGTGCGGGTCAGGCGGCCGAGATAGAGCGGTCCGCCCGCCTTGGGCCCGGTGCCCGACAGGCCGCGCCCGCCGAACGGCTGAACCCCGACGATCGCGCCGATGACATTGCGGTTCACATAGATATTGCCGGCCTTCACCCGCGCGGTGACGCGCGCCACCGTCTCGTCGAGACGGGTGTGCAGGCCGAAGGTCAGGCCATAGCCGGTGGCGTTGATCGCATCGACCAGCGCATCCATCCGCTCTCGACGGAAACGGATGACGTGCAGCACCGGGCCGAATATCTCGCGGGTGAGGTCGGCGATGCTGTCCAGTTCGATGATGGTCGGCGCGACGAAGGTGCCGTGCGCCGCCTCTTCGGGTAGTTCCTGCTGCTCGACCTTGCGGCCGAGCGCGCGCATCGCGGCGATATGCTGTTCGATGCCCGCCTTCGCCTCGGCGGTGATGACCGGGCCGGTATCGACCGCGAGCCGATCGGTGCGGCCGATGCGCAATTCCCTGAGCGCCCCCTTCAGCATGGTAAGGGTGCGGTCGGCGACATCCTCCTGCAGGCACAGGATGCGCAGCGCCGAGCAACGCTGGCCGGCGCTGTCGAAGGCGGAGGCGATGACGTCGGCCACCACCTGCTCCGCCAGCGCCGAACTGTCGACGATCATCGCATTCTGGCCGCCGGTTTCGGCGATCAGCGGGATCGGCTTGCCGGCGGGCGACAGGCGGGTGGCGAGTTGGCGCTGGATGAGGCGAGCGACCTCGGTCGAGCCGGTGAACATGACGCCCGCCGTTTCCGGCGCGGCGACCAGCGCGGCGCCGATGCGACCGTCGCCGGGCAGCAGTTGCAGCGCGTCGCCGGGCACGCCGGCCTCATGCAGCAGGCGCACGGCTTCGGCCGCGATCAGCGGGGTTTCCTCGGCGGGCTTGGCCAGCACCGGATTGCCCGCGACCAGTGCCGCCGCAACCTGCCCGGTGAAGATGGCGAGCGGGAAATTCCACGGGCTGATGCAGATAATCGGTCCCAACGGCGCCTGATCCGGGCCGAAGGTGCCGCGTGCCTGCGCTGCATAATAGCGTAGAAAGTCGATCGCCTCGCGCACTTCGGCGATGGCGTTGGGCAGCGACTTGCCGGCTTCGCGCATGATGAGGCCGAGCAGCACCGGCATCCGGTCCTGCATCGCGTCGGCCGCCCGTTCCAGCATGGCGGCACGATCAGCGACCGACGTGTTGGGCCAGCAGGCCTGGGCGGCGCGGATCGCGGCGGCGCGAGCGTGATCGGCGCTCGCTTCCCAGACGGTGCCGACGATGTCGCGATGGTCGGCCGGGTTGCAGACCGGGCGCGCCTCCCCTTCCCCGCCTTCGGGCGCGGCGGTCCAGGCGATGGTGGCGCTATGCTGCAGCGCCTGAGTCAGCGCGGCAAGCGCGCCCTCGTCGCTGAGGTCTATGCCATCGGAATTGCGGCGATCGGGATAGAGGTCGGCGGGCGCGGCGATCTGGTCGTGCCGGGCGCCGGGATGCGGCATGGCGCGGACGATCTCGACCGGATCGGCGATCATCTCCTCGATCGAGACATCGGGGTCGGCGATGCGGTTGACGAAGCTGCTGTTCGCGCCATTTTCCAGCAGGCGACGGACGAGATAGGCAAGCAAGGTCTCATGCGTGCCGACCGGCGCATAGATGCGGCACGGGCGGTCGAGCTTGTCCTTACCGACGACCTGTTCATAGAGCGGCTCGCCCATGCCGTGCAGGCACTGGAACTCATATTTGCCGATCGCGAAGTCCGGCCCGGCCATCTGATAGATGGTGGCGAGCGTCTGGGCATTATGAGTCGCGAATTGCGGGAAGACGGCATCAGGTGCGGCCAGCAGCTTCTTCGCGCAGGCGACATAGGCGACGTCGGTATGGACCTTGCGGGTATAGACCGGGAAATCGGCGAGGCCATCGACCTGCGCGCGCTTGATCTCCGCATCCCAATAGGCGCCCTTGACCAGACGCACCATCATCCGGCGATCGGCGCGACGAGCGAGGTCGATGATCCAGTCGATGACGAAGGGGCAGCGCTTGCCATAGCCCTGGACGACGAAGCCCAGGCCATCCCAGCCGGCGAGGTCGGGATCAAGCGCCAGGCTTTCGAGCAGGTCGAGCGAGAGTTCGAGGCGATCCGCCTCCTCCGCGTCGATGTTGAGGCCGATGTCGTAGCGCTTCGACAGCAGCGCAAGCTGCTTCACCGCCGGCAGCAATTCGCCCATCACCCGGTCGGCCTGCGCGCGAACGTAGCGCGGATGGAGCGCCGACAGCTTGATCGAGATGCCGGGGCCGGCATAGATGCCGCGCCCAGCCGACGCCTTGCCGATGGCGTGAATCGCCTTTTCATAATCGGCATAATAGCGCGCGGCGTCGGCTGCGGTGGTCGCCGCCTCGCCCAGCATGTCATAGCTATAGGCGAAGCCCTTGGCCTCCAACTCCTTGGCGCGCTTGACCGCCTCCTTGATCGTCTCCCCCGTGACGAACTGTTCGCCCATCATCCGCATGGCGAGGTCGACGCCGCGACGGATCACCGGTTCGCCGGCGCGGGCGACCAGGCGGGCGAGCGCCGCCGCCAGGCCGCGATCATCGACGCTGCCGACCAGCTTGCCGGTGACGACCAGGCCCCAGGTCGCGGCATTGACGAACAGCGACTTGCCGCCGCCCAGATGCGAACTCCAGTCGCCATCGGCGATCTTGTCGCGAATGAGCGCGTCGCGCGTGTCATTGTCGGGGATGCGCAGCAGCGCTTCGGCGAGGCACATCAGCGCCACGCCCTCCTGACT
This window encodes:
- the putA gene encoding trifunctional transcriptional regulator/proline dehydrogenase/L-glutamate gamma-semialdehyde dehydrogenase — translated: MTDQHPFAAFAPAIRDQSPLRQAITAAYRRDEAECLAPLLDAATLPDATRAAVADTARHLVTTLRANHKGTGVEGLVQEYSLSSQEGVALMCLAEALLRIPDNDTRDALIRDKIADGDWSSHLGGGKSLFVNAATWGLVVTGKLVGSVDDRGLAAALARLVARAGEPVIRRGVDLAMRMMGEQFVTGETIKEAVKRAKELEAKGFAYSYDMLGEAATTAADAARYYADYEKAIHAIGKASAGRGIYAGPGISIKLSALHPRYVRAQADRVMGELLPAVKQLALLSKRYDIGLNIDAEEADRLELSLDLLESLALDPDLAGWDGLGFVVQGYGKRCPFVIDWIIDLARRADRRMMVRLVKGAYWDAEIKRAQVDGLADFPVYTRKVHTDVAYVACAKKLLAAPDAVFPQFATHNAQTLATIYQMAGPDFAIGKYEFQCLHGMGEPLYEQVVGKDKLDRPCRIYAPVGTHETLLAYLVRRLLENGANSSFVNRIADPDVSIEEMIADPVEIVRAMPHPGARHDQIAAPADLYPDRRNSDGIDLSDEGALAALTQALQHSATIAWTAAPEGGEGEARPVCNPADHRDIVGTVWEASADHARAAAIRAAQACWPNTSVADRAAMLERAADAMQDRMPVLLGLIMREAGKSLPNAIAEVREAIDFLRYYAAQARGTFGPDQAPLGPIICISPWNFPLAIFTGQVAAALVAGNPVLAKPAEETPLIAAEAVRLLHEAGVPGDALQLLPGDGRIGAALVAAPETAGVMFTGSTEVARLIQRQLATRLSPAGKPIPLIAETGGQNAMIVDSSALAEQVVADVIASAFDSAGQRCSALRILCLQEDVADRTLTMLKGALRELRIGRTDRLAVDTGPVITAEAKAGIEQHIAAMRALGRKVEQQELPEEAAHGTFVAPTIIELDSIADLTREIFGPVLHVIRFRRERMDALVDAINATGYGLTFGLHTRLDETVARVTARVKAGNIYVNRNVIGAIVGVQPFGGRGLSGTGPKAGGPLYLGRLTRTAPVFAERVGYLASPIHDFVNWLEAQDDHEAAAVARHYGDASALGVELALPGPVGETNLYALHPRGLLLLRPGTRRGLLAQMAAVLATGNRAVIEGAPLPQGLPASVAAHFLAQPDAPFAAMLVEGDADQILAATGAVAELDGPIVTVHAAAPGDERAWHLDWLLEEVSTSINTTAAGGNASLMMIG